In Erigeron canadensis isolate Cc75 chromosome 7, C_canadensis_v1, whole genome shotgun sequence, one DNA window encodes the following:
- the LOC122608633 gene encoding uncharacterized protein LOC122608633, with the protein MARRVSFSPGIDGMPSPLYFTKHNHDIDKPNMISEPMIKIWAFRPRKNSGFSAMRFLGRIKAKVARAFGLVSSSSRKISSSSSDDSSSCKNIYCSSLERSRSYVEALDSHRAQAIEDCIQFLHSSSSSNSSSSFQRSKSVSAFSY; encoded by the coding sequence atggCTAGAAGAGTAAGTTTCAGCCCGGGCATCGATGGTATGCCATCACCTTTATACTTCACAAAACACAATCATGATATCGATAAACCCAACATGATATCAGAGCCGATGATTAAAATATGGGCTTTTCGGCCACGAAAGAACTCAGGTTTTTCCGCCATGAGATTTCTAGGTAGAATCAAAGCTAAAGTTGCACGAGCATTCGGTTTGGTGTCATCTTCTTCACGtaaaatatcatcatcatcatcggaTGATTCTTCATCATGCAAGAATATTTATTGTAGTAGTTTAGAAAGATCAAGATCGTATGTTGAAGCTTTGGATTCACATAGAGCTCAAGCCATTGAAGATTGTATTCAATTCttgcattcttcttcttcttctaattcttcTTCCTCTTTTCAGAGGTCTAAATCAGTATCTGCCTTTtcttattaa